Proteins co-encoded in one Callospermophilus lateralis isolate mCalLat2 chromosome 2, mCalLat2.hap1, whole genome shotgun sequence genomic window:
- the Tmem250 gene encoding transmembrane protein 250, whose translation MTPMLTASWRLHHHYKLAPPPLPSGPMPVMPIPRRVRSFHGPHTTCLHAACGPVRASHLARTKYNNFDVYVKTRWLYGFIRFLLYFSCSLFTAALWGALAALFCLQYLGVRVLLRFQRKLSVLLLLLGRRRVDFRLMNELLIYGIHVTMLLVGGLGWCFMVFVDM comes from the coding sequence ATGACACCCATGCTGACTGCCTCCTGGAGGCTGCACCACCACTACAAGCTAGCGCCACCGCCGCTGCCATCGGGGCCAATGCCTGTCATGCCCATCCCACGACGGGTGCGCTCCTTCCACGGCCCGCACACCACCTGCCTGCACGCAGCCTGCGGGCCAGTGAGGGCCTCGCACCTGGCGCGCACCAAGTACAACAACTTTGACGTGTATGTCAAGACGCGCTGGCTTTACGGCTTCATCCGCTTCCTGCTCTACTTCAGCTGCAGCCTCTTCACCGCGGCGCTCTGGGGCGCGCTGGCCGCGCTCTTCTGCCTGCAGTACCTGGGCGTGCGCGTGCTGCTGCGCTTCCAGCGCAAGCTGTCGGTGCTGCTGCTGCTCCTGGGCCGCCGGCGGGTGGACTTCCGCCTCATGAACGAGCTGCTCATCTACGGCATCCACGTAACCATGCTGCTGGTCGGGGGCCTGGGCTGGTGCTTTATGGTCTTTGTGGACATGTGA